In one window of Vicia villosa cultivar HV-30 ecotype Madison, WI unplaced genomic scaffold, Vvil1.0 ctg.001162F_1_1_3, whole genome shotgun sequence DNA:
- the LOC131633677 gene encoding serine/arginine-rich splicing factor SR45a-like isoform X2, with the protein MTSYSRRSRYSPSPSPSPSPYRRYGRSLSRSLSRSRSGSRSRSISRDAENPGNNLYVTGLSPRITKRELEKHFAAEGKVVDVHLVVDPWTRESRGFGFVTMSTLEEADRCVKYLDRSVLEGRVIMVEKARRRRGRTPTPGKYLGLRTIRGRRRSPSYSPRRSPSYSPYRRSYSRSPSYRSRSRSYSPEYRRRKSYSPEYRRRTAYSPYSSRHKSYYHYDRHRSYSRSRSPYSRSPVSMRDRSHSPYDSRYDSPDDSYYRRYRYRSVSRSVSPKPRRSRRRSYSRSVSPVRSVSPRPRKRSGRSHSRTSRKSAGYSKLKHSRSRSSSVRASSRSFSRSNTPGSTSPSN; encoded by the exons ATG ACGTCCTACTCACGAAGATCAAG GTATTCGCCCTCTCCCTCACCCTCACCCTCGCCATACAGGCGTTACGGTAGGTCTTTGTCCAGGTCTCTCTCAAGGTCCAGATCCGGAAGCCGTTCAAG GAGCATATCACGAGATGCTGAAAATCCGGGAAACAATTTGTATGTGACGGGACTGTCTCCTAGGATCACCAAGAGAGAACTGGAGAAGCATTTTGCTGCTGAAGGAAAA GTGGTAGATGTTCATCTGGTTGTTGATCCATGGACAAGGGAGTCCCGTGGTTTTGGATTTGTGACAATGAGTACTCTAGAAGAAGCTGATCGTTGTGTGAAGTATCTGGATCGTTCCGTACTTGAAGGGCGTGTTATCATGGTGGAGAAG GCTAGAAGACGACGCGGTCGAACCCCGACACCTGGGAAATATCTAGGTCTCAGGACTATTCGAG GACGGCGTCGTTCTCCAAGCTACTCTCCTCGACGTTCTCCTAGCTATTCTCCGTATAGAAGAAGCTACAGTCGATCACCTTCTTATCGTAGTAGAAGTCGCTCCTACTCTCCTGAATACAGGCGAAGGAAGTCCTACTCTCCTGAATACAGGCGAAGGAC GGCATACTCGCCATACTCTAGCCGACACAAGTCATACTATCATTATGATAGACACAGGTCATATTCCCGGTCTCGCTCTCCTTACAGCAGGTCTCCTGTCAGCATGCGTGACCGATCACACTCTCCCTATGACTCTAGATATGACTCACCTGATGATAGCTACTACAGAAGGTACCGTTACAGGTCAGTATCCCGTAGTGTTTCACCCAAACCAAGGAGGTCAAGGAGGAGGAGCTACTCAAGAAGTGTCTCTCCTGTTCGAAGTGTCTCCCCCAGGCCAAGGAAGAGATCAGGAAGGAGTCATTCAAGAACCTCTAGAAAGAGTGCTGGTTATTCCAAACTTAAGCATTCTCGATCAAGAAGTTCAAGTGTAAGAGCGAGTTCTAGATCGTTTTCAAGGTCGAATACTCCTGGATCTACATCTCCTTCAAATTGA
- the LOC131633677 gene encoding serine/arginine-rich splicing factor SR45a-like isoform X1: protein MTSYSRRSRYSPSPSPSPSPYRRYGRSLSRSLSRSRSGSRSRSISRDAENPGNNLYVTGLSPRITKRELEKHFAAEGKVVDVHLVVDPWTRESRGFGFVTMSTLEEADRCVKYLDRSVLEGRVIMVEKARRRRGRTPTPGKYLGLRTIRGRRRSPSYSPRRSPSYSPYRRSYSRSPSYRSRSRSYSPEYRRRKSYSPEYRRRTSYSPEYRRRRAYSPYSSRHKSYYHYDRHRSYSRSRSPYSRSPVSMRDRSHSPYDSRYDSPDDSYYRRYRYRSVSRSVSPKPRRSRRRSYSRSVSPVRSVSPRPRKRSGRSHSRTSRKSAGYSKLKHSRSRSSSVRASSRSFSRSNTPGSTSPSN, encoded by the exons ATG ACGTCCTACTCACGAAGATCAAG GTATTCGCCCTCTCCCTCACCCTCACCCTCGCCATACAGGCGTTACGGTAGGTCTTTGTCCAGGTCTCTCTCAAGGTCCAGATCCGGAAGCCGTTCAAG GAGCATATCACGAGATGCTGAAAATCCGGGAAACAATTTGTATGTGACGGGACTGTCTCCTAGGATCACCAAGAGAGAACTGGAGAAGCATTTTGCTGCTGAAGGAAAA GTGGTAGATGTTCATCTGGTTGTTGATCCATGGACAAGGGAGTCCCGTGGTTTTGGATTTGTGACAATGAGTACTCTAGAAGAAGCTGATCGTTGTGTGAAGTATCTGGATCGTTCCGTACTTGAAGGGCGTGTTATCATGGTGGAGAAG GCTAGAAGACGACGCGGTCGAACCCCGACACCTGGGAAATATCTAGGTCTCAGGACTATTCGAG GACGGCGTCGTTCTCCAAGCTACTCTCCTCGACGTTCTCCTAGCTATTCTCCGTATAGAAGAAGCTACAGTCGATCACCTTCTTATCGTAGTAGAAGTCGCTCCTACTCTCCTGAATACAGGCGAAGGAAGTCCTACTCTCCTGAATACAGGCGAAGGACGTCTTACTCTCCTGAATACAGGCGAAGGAGGGCATACTCGCCATACTCTAGCCGACACAAGTCATACTATCATTATGATAGACACAGGTCATATTCCCGGTCTCGCTCTCCTTACAGCAGGTCTCCTGTCAGCATGCGTGACCGATCACACTCTCCCTATGACTCTAGATATGACTCACCTGATGATAGCTACTACAGAAGGTACCGTTACAGGTCAGTATCCCGTAGTGTTTCACCCAAACCAAGGAGGTCAAGGAGGAGGAGCTACTCAAGAAGTGTCTCTCCTGTTCGAAGTGTCTCCCCCAGGCCAAGGAAGAGATCAGGAAGGAGTCATTCAAGAACCTCTAGAAAGAGTGCTGGTTATTCCAAACTTAAGCATTCTCGATCAAGAAGTTCAAGTGTAAGAGCGAGTTCTAGATCGTTTTCAAGGTCGAATACTCCTGGATCTACATCTCCTTCAAATTGA